One window of the Salinigranum rubrum genome contains the following:
- a CDS encoding type IV pilin has product MNFKNLFTEDRAVSPVIGVILMVAITVILAAVIGTFVLGLGDQVSESAPQAQFSFDFTTTGSTDIINVTHDGGDSVSADQLSLNVDGTEVWTTDSTTWTEGPSVWSSDVAAGDTLDLSTTDGAEDGDAVRIIWSSSNSDKTATIGQAEFQS; this is encoded by the coding sequence ATGAACTTCAAAAACCTATTTACAGAAGACCGCGCTGTGAGCCCGGTCATCGGCGTCATCCTCATGGTGGCGATTACGGTGATTCTCGCGGCCGTCATCGGGACGTTCGTTCTCGGACTCGGTGATCAGGTCTCCGAGAGCGCACCGCAGGCGCAGTTCTCGTTCGACTTCACTACCACCGGCTCAACAGACATAATTAACGTCACTCATGATGGTGGCGACAGTGTTTCAGCCGACCAACTCAGCCTGAACGTCGACGGTACTGAAGTGTGGACAACAGACAGTACCACGTGGACAGAGGGGCCAAGTGTTTGGAGTAGCGACGTGGCCGCCGGAGACACGCTCGATCTCTCGACAACCGACGGAGCGGAAGATGGTGACGCGGTGCGCATCATCTGGTCATCGTCGAACTCCGACAAGACTGCGACTATTGGACAGGCCGAGTTCCAGTCGTAA
- a CDS encoding Cdc6/Cdc18 family protein encodes MIQDARVLKQAYLPQELHHREQYLNMLSVALDPLTDCERGEHVLIDGPSGAGKTTLARFACSRLEESTFGVRIAEANAISHSSPTRYLNALCRDANLALDVSPDSAPVSAYIDRITARDEQLVAIVDEADQMDDSQVWSLLDQPNVTVIAVCIDATDLLAHVDQRVASRLRGTMHLNLSGYTSAQLEDILRGRIQHGLAPGSVAIEATETIADRAAGDARFAIAMLRSAVRQADARGETVTAELVEETTDHARQGLRDRVVEQLGSHQRVLWHIIDEEGSVRAEALHNEYERRVSEPKSKRMRRNYLRSLEQYGLIQGKGTGRATRYNRGDEGTTATAGN; translated from the coding sequence ATGATTCAAGACGCGCGCGTGCTGAAACAGGCATATCTCCCTCAGGAACTCCACCATCGCGAGCAGTATCTCAATATGCTCTCGGTAGCGCTCGACCCCCTCACCGATTGTGAGCGTGGCGAGCATGTCCTCATCGACGGACCGAGTGGGGCCGGGAAGACAACGCTTGCCCGATTCGCGTGCTCCCGGCTTGAAGAGTCGACCTTTGGCGTCCGCATCGCCGAGGCAAACGCGATCTCGCACTCCTCTCCGACTCGCTACCTGAACGCCTTGTGTCGGGACGCCAATCTCGCCCTCGATGTGTCTCCCGACTCAGCACCTGTGAGTGCCTATATCGACCGAATTACGGCCCGTGATGAGCAACTCGTTGCTATCGTCGACGAGGCCGATCAGATGGACGACAGCCAGGTGTGGAGTCTACTCGACCAGCCGAACGTGACGGTCATCGCCGTCTGTATCGATGCCACTGACCTTCTCGCACACGTCGATCAGCGGGTCGCCTCGCGGCTTCGGGGAACAATGCATTTGAATCTGAGCGGCTACACGTCGGCACAATTGGAGGATATCCTCCGGGGGCGTATCCAGCACGGTCTTGCACCCGGATCAGTAGCAATTGAGGCCACCGAAACCATCGCTGACCGTGCTGCAGGAGACGCCCGGTTCGCTATCGCTATGCTGCGATCAGCCGTTCGCCAGGCCGATGCGCGTGGTGAAACTGTGACTGCCGAGCTCGTCGAGGAAACGACCGACCACGCCCGACAAGGACTTCGAGACCGCGTCGTTGAGCAACTCGGTTCCCACCAGCGCGTCCTCTGGCACATTATCGACGAAGAGGGTTCCGTCCGGGCTGAAGCGCTGCACAACGAGTACGAGCGTCGGGTCTCGGAACCGAAAAGCAAGCGGATGCGCCGGAATTATCTTCGGAGTCTCGAACAATACGGCCTGATACAGGGGAAGGGGACTGGCCGGGCAACGCGATACAACCGTGGTGATGAGGGAACCACTGCGACAGCCGGCAATTGA
- a CDS encoding type IV pilin: protein MKFKQLFTEDRAVSPVIGVILMVAITVILAAVIGTFVLGLGDQVSESAPQAQFTFDYDGSNYVNITHDGGDAIDAGDLSISTSTTIDVGNSSGFYAGSAESVDLTDSNAFSDGDEISAGSVISVNASGGFSGETIRIVWSSPNSDKTATIGQFETS, encoded by the coding sequence ATGAAATTCAAGCAACTGTTCACGGAAGACCGTGCCGTGAGCCCAGTCATCGGCGTCATCCTCATGGTGGCGATTACGGTGATCCTGGCGGCCGTCATCGGGACGTTCGTCCTCGGGCTCGGCGACCAGGTCTCCGAGAGCGCACCCCAAGCACAGTTCACGTTCGACTACGACGGCTCGAATTACGTCAACATCACTCACGACGGTGGTGACGCTATCGACGCTGGTGACCTGTCGATCTCGACCTCAACGACGATCGATGTTGGTAACAGCTCCGGGTTCTATGCCGGGTCGGCCGAATCCGTCGATTTGACTGACAGTAATGCGTTCAGTGACGGCGACGAAATCAGCGCCGGTTCGGTCATCAGCGTGAACGCGAGCGGTGGCTTCAGCGGTGAAACCATCCGTATCGTCTGGTCTAGCCCGAACAGCGACAAGACTGCCACCATCGGCCAGTTCGAGACCTCATGA
- a CDS encoding transcriptional regulator, with amino-acid sequence MNEVDDAILEFFQALRAPGTGAVAMTPGGVHYNIVERAGASSKSRSTFSRRMSDLADAGLLEIVDDDRSFYIITDLGIGYLEGTVDRDEIPDPRA; translated from the coding sequence ATGAACGAGGTTGATGACGCTATACTGGAGTTTTTCCAGGCTCTGAGAGCCCCAGGCACGGGTGCTGTAGCCATGACACCGGGTGGAGTTCACTACAACATCGTCGAGCGTGCTGGGGCATCCTCGAAGAGTAGAAGTACGTTTTCGCGCCGAATGTCCGATCTTGCTGATGCCGGACTTCTTGAGATAGTTGACGACGATAGGAGCTTCTACATCATCACTGACCTCGGAATAGGCTACCTCGAAGGGACCGTTGACCGTGATGAAATACCCGATCCGAGAGCGTAA
- a CDS encoding helix-hairpin-helix domain-containing protein, whose product MTVAESLAGFAIVALALVAMGYERFVEWRTVEEGTVEYVQRQYERGEIDLAELERRLDVVADREAQRIRESVERVSGIGEATSWSVAEEFSSLREVRDASVEELQSVSGVGEKRALAIRERL is encoded by the coding sequence ATGACGGTTGCTGAGTCGCTCGCTGGCTTCGCCATCGTCGCGCTCGCGCTCGTCGCGATGGGCTACGAGCGGTTCGTCGAGTGGCGAACCGTCGAAGAGGGAACGGTCGAGTACGTTCAGCGGCAGTACGAGCGCGGGGAGATCGACCTCGCCGAGCTCGAACGGCGGCTTGACGTCGTCGCCGACCGCGAGGCGCAACGGATTCGCGAGTCGGTCGAGCGCGTCAGCGGGATCGGGGAGGCGACCTCGTGGTCGGTCGCCGAGGAGTTCTCGTCGCTTCGCGAGGTGCGGGACGCGTCAGTCGAGGAGTTACAATCTGTGTCGGGGGTTGGCGAGAAGCGGGCGCTCGCGATTCGAGAGCGGCTCTAA